Proteins encoded by one window of Lates calcarifer isolate ASB-BC8 linkage group LG5, TLL_Latcal_v3, whole genome shotgun sequence:
- the klhl2 gene encoding kelch-like protein 2 isoform X2 has protein sequence MSNIITCKLSWKREAISTFTVLRCTRLCPHSLDKEDGVERQGPVTFNHRHMRKAFKVMNELRSQNLLCDVTIVAEDVEISAHRVVLAAGSPYFHAMFTGEMAESRAKRVRIKEMDGWTLGLLVDYIYTAEIQVTEDNVQALLPAAGLLQLNEVKKACCEFLSSQLHPSNCLGIRAFADLHACSQLLAQANSYAEQHFTEVVGSEEFLNLGMEQVSSLIASDKLTIPTEEKVFEAVIAWVNHDKDVRQEHLAHLMEHVRLPLLSREYLVQRVEEESLIKNSSACKDYLIEAMKYHLLPADQRALMKTARTRMRTPACCPKVMVVVGGQAPKAIRSVECYDFEEQRWYQVAELPTRRCRAGVVYVGGCVYAVGGFNGSLRVRTVDCYDPMMDRWTSVSSMQDRRSTLGAAVLNGLLYAVGGFDGSTGLSTVEAYNAKTDEWFHVLPMSTRRSSVGVGVVNGILYAVGGYDGATRQCLSTVEAYNPKSNTWSYIAEMGTRRSGAGVGVLKGLLYAVGGHDGPLVRKSCEVYDPASNSWRQVADMNMCRRNAGVCAVNNLLYVVGGDDGSCNLASVEFYNPNSDKWTLLPTCMSTGRSYAGVTVIDKPL, from the exons ATGAGCAACATAATCACATGTAAGTTATCATGGAAGAGAGAGGCCATCagcacatttacagttttgag GTGCACTAGACTGTGTCCACACAGCCTGGACAAAGAGGATGGAGTCGAGAGGCAGGGTCCTGTCACTTTCAACCATCGGCACATGAGGAAGGCGTTCAAAGTCATGAATGAGCTGCGCAG CCAGAACCTATTGTGTGACGTGACCATTGTGGCGGAGGACGTAGAGATCTCTGCTCACAGAGTGGTTCTGGCTGCAGGGAGCCCTTACTTCCACGCCATGTTTACAG GAGAGATGGCAGAGAGCAGGGCGAAACGAGTGAGGATAAAGGAGATGGACGGTTGGACTCTGGGCCTGCTAGTAGACTACATTTACACAGCAGAGATACAGGTCACAGAGGATAATGTGCAG GCGCTGCTGCCTGCAGCTGGCCTGCTCCAGCTGAACGAGGTGAAAAAGGCTTGTTGTGAGTTCCTGAGCTCTCAGCTTCATCCGTCCAACTGCCTGGGAATACGAGCCTTTGCTGACCTGCACGCCTGCTCCCAGCTCCTCGCACAGGCCAACAGCTACGCAG AGCAACATTTCACTGAGGTGGTTGGGAGTGAAGAGTTCCTTAATTTGGGCATGGAGCAAGTGTCAAGCCTGATCGCCAGCGACAAGCTCACCATCCCCACAGAGGagaag GTCTTTGAAGCAGTGATAGCTTGGGTCAACCATGATAAAGATGTCCGCCAGGAGCACTTGGCTCACCTGATGGAGCATGTCCGCCTGCCGCTTCTCTCCAGAGAGTACCTGGTGCAG CGGGTGGAGGAGGAGTCTCTGATTAAGAACAGCAGTGCGTGTAAAGACTACCTGATTGAGGCCATGAAGTACCACCTGCTGCCAGCTGACCAGAGAGCTCTGATGAAGACTGCACGCACCCGCATGAGGACTCCAGCCTGCTGTCCTAAG gtgatggtggtggttggAGGCCAGGCTCCCAAGGCTATCCGCAGCGTTGAATGTTATGATTTCGAGGAGCAGCGATGGTACCAAGTGGCTGAACTCCCCACCAGAAGATGCAGAGCAG GTGTGGTTTACGTGGGTGGCTGCGTGTATGCTGTCGGCGGGTTTAACGGTTCTTTGCGCGTGCGGACGGTCGACTGCTACGACCCAATGATGGACCGCTGGACGAGTGTGAGCAGCATGCAGGACCGACGCTCGACGCTCGGAGCCGCTGTGCTCAATGGACTCCTGTACGCTGTGGGAGGCTTTGATGGCAGCACAG gtctgTCGACGGTCGAGGCGTACAATGCTAAGACAGACGAGTGGTTCCATGTTTTACCCATGAGTACCCGGCGCAGCAGTGTAGGAGTGGGTGTCGTAAACG ggatCCTGTATGCAGTCGGAGGTTATGACGGAGCGACCAGGCAATGTCTGAGTACAGTAGAAGCTTACAACCCGAAAAGCAACACGTGGAGCTACATCGCTGAGATGGGCACAAGACGCAGCggagcag GTGTGGGTGTGTTAAAAGGTTTACTCTACGCCGTGGGGGGACATGATGGTCCGTTGGTGAGGAAAAGTTGTGAAGTTTATGATCCAGCCTCCAACAGCTGGCGACAAGTAGCTGACATGAACATGTGTCGGCGCAACGCAG gtgtgtgtgctgtaaacAACTTGCTGTATGTGGTGGGAGGAGATGATGGCAGCTGTAATCTGGCCTCGGTGGAGTTCTACAATCCAAACTCGGACAAGTGGACACTGCTGCCAACCTGCATGAGCACAGGACGCAGTTATGCAG GTGTGACTGTGATCGACAAGCCCTTATGA
- the lap3 gene encoding cytosol aminopeptidase has product MTMLLVKRAVQAAVRTNHCRSFSASQTHLNQRKGLVLGVFEKEGEEGSLHLTEAAAGFDQTLSGKLSELLKISGPAIKKGKSRIFYGLHEDFPCVAVVGLGKNSVGVCGAENWDTSKENIRQAVSAGCRSLQDLEVNHVEVDGCGDAQSAAEGAVLGLFQYDQLKSKKKTKVTAQLHGSADPGWEKGVLYAEGQNLARMLMEAPANHITPTAFANTIEEKLAPHAERVTVNKRSQAWIEEQQMGAFVSVSKGSEEPPVFLELHYNGSPDSKQAPLVLVGKGITFDSGGISLKPSSSMDAMRADMGGAATVCASIVTAAALKLPVNIIGLAPLCENMPSGKATKPGDVVTAKNGKTIQVDNTDAEGRLILADALCYGHVFNPRAIVNVATLTGAMDVALGSAATGVFTNSDWLWEQLHKASVVTGDRVWRMPLFQHYTRQVTDSQLADLNNIGKYSRSGGACTAAAFLREFVTAHHWAHLDIAGVMSNKDEIPYLRKGMSGRPTRTLVEFAAGLAHHG; this is encoded by the exons ATGACAATGCTGCTCGTGAAGAGAGCTGTGCAGGCGGCGGTGAGGACAAACCACTGCAGGTCGTTTTCTGCCTCTCAGACTCACCTGAACCAGAGAAAG ggtTTGGTGTTGGGAGTGTttgagaaggagggagaggagggcagCCTTCATCTGACAGAGGCAGCCGCAGGGTTTGACCAAACTCTGTCTGGAAAACTTTCTGAACTACTGAAAAT TTCTGGACCTGCAATCAAGAAAGGCAAAAGCAGAATATTTTATGGACTTCACGAG GACTTTCCCTGTGTCGCAGTAGTAGGGCTGGGTAAGAACAGTGTAGGAGTGTGTGGGGCAGAGAACTGGGACACCAGCAAGGAGAACATCAGACAGGCAGTGTCAG CCGGCTGCCGGTCACTGCAGGACCTGGAGGTGAACCATGTGGAGGTGGACGGCTGTGGAGACGCCCAGTCAGCAGCTGAAGGCGCCGTTCTGGGCTTGTTTCAGTACGACCAGCTCAAATCCAAGAAGAAGACCAAAGTAACAGCGCAGCTTCATGGAAG TGCTGACCCCGGGTGGGAGAAAGGAGTCCTTTATGCAGAAGGCCAAAACCTGGCACGGATGCTCATGGAAGCTCCGGCCAATCACATCACTCCTACTGCTTTTGCCAACACCATTGAAGAGAAACTGGCACCACATGCTGAACGAGTCACAGTAAATAAAAG ATCCCAGGCTTGGATAGAGGAGCAGCAGATGGGAGCATTTGTCAGCGTGTCTAAAGGTTCAGAGGAGCCCCCCGTCTTCCTGGAGCTACATTACAATGGTTCACCTGACAGCAAGCAGGCCCCGCTGGTTTTAGTGGGCAAAGGCATCACCTTTGACAG TGGTGGTATTTCTCTGAAGCCGTCCTCTTCTATGGATGCAATGAGAGCTGACATGGGCGGAGCTGCCACCGTGTGTGCGTCCattgtcacagcagcagctctgaaacTGCCGGTGAACATTATTG GTCTGGCTCCTCTGTGTGAGAACATGCCCAGTGGAAAGGCCACTAAACCAGGTGATGTTGTAACAGCCAAGAATGGAAAAACAATCCAG GTTGATAATACAGACGCAGAGGGTCGACTCATTCTCGCTGATGCTCTCTGTTATGGACACGTTTTCAACCCCAGAGCCATTGTCAATGTTGCCACACTGACAG GTGCGATGGATGTTGCTCTTGGCTCAGCAGCAACTGGTGTATTCACAAACTCTGACTGGCTCTGGGAGCAGCTGCACAAG GCCAGTGTTGTGACAGGTGACAGAGTGTGGCGGATGCCTCTGTTCCAGCACTACACCAGACAGGTGACTGACAGCCAGCTGGCTGACCTCAACAACATCGGCAAGTACAGCCG TTCTGGTGGTGCGTGCACAGCGGCTGCGTTCCTGAGAGAGTTTGTAACAGCTCATCACTGGGCTCATCTGGACATCGCTGGTGTGATGAGTAACAAAGATGAAATTCCCTACCTTAGGAAAGGCATGTCTGGAAGACCAACACGGACCCTGGTGGAGTTTGCTGCGGGGCTGGCCCATCATGGCTGA
- the klhl2 gene encoding kelch-like protein 2 isoform X3: MCTRLCPHSLDKEDGVERQGPVTFNHRHMRKAFKVMNELRSQNLLCDVTIVAEDVEISAHRVVLAAGSPYFHAMFTGEMAESRAKRVRIKEMDGWTLGLLVDYIYTAEIQVTEDNVQALLPAAGLLQLNEVKKACCEFLSSQLHPSNCLGIRAFADLHACSQLLAQANSYAEQHFTEVVGSEEFLNLGMEQVSSLIASDKLTIPTEEKVFEAVIAWVNHDKDVRQEHLAHLMEHVRLPLLSREYLVQRVEEESLIKNSSACKDYLIEAMKYHLLPADQRALMKTARTRMRTPACCPKVMVVVGGQAPKAIRSVECYDFEEQRWYQVAELPTRRCRAGVVYVGGCVYAVGGFNGSLRVRTVDCYDPMMDRWTSVSSMQDRRSTLGAAVLNGLLYAVGGFDGSTGLSTVEAYNAKTDEWFHVLPMSTRRSSVGVGVVNGILYAVGGYDGATRQCLSTVEAYNPKSNTWSYIAEMGTRRSGAGVGVLKGLLYAVGGHDGPLVRKSCEVYDPASNSWRQVADMNMCRRNAGVCAVNNLLYVVGGDDGSCNLASVEFYNPNSDKWTLLPTCMSTGRSYAGVTVIDKPL, translated from the exons AT GTGCACTAGACTGTGTCCACACAGCCTGGACAAAGAGGATGGAGTCGAGAGGCAGGGTCCTGTCACTTTCAACCATCGGCACATGAGGAAGGCGTTCAAAGTCATGAATGAGCTGCGCAG CCAGAACCTATTGTGTGACGTGACCATTGTGGCGGAGGACGTAGAGATCTCTGCTCACAGAGTGGTTCTGGCTGCAGGGAGCCCTTACTTCCACGCCATGTTTACAG GAGAGATGGCAGAGAGCAGGGCGAAACGAGTGAGGATAAAGGAGATGGACGGTTGGACTCTGGGCCTGCTAGTAGACTACATTTACACAGCAGAGATACAGGTCACAGAGGATAATGTGCAG GCGCTGCTGCCTGCAGCTGGCCTGCTCCAGCTGAACGAGGTGAAAAAGGCTTGTTGTGAGTTCCTGAGCTCTCAGCTTCATCCGTCCAACTGCCTGGGAATACGAGCCTTTGCTGACCTGCACGCCTGCTCCCAGCTCCTCGCACAGGCCAACAGCTACGCAG AGCAACATTTCACTGAGGTGGTTGGGAGTGAAGAGTTCCTTAATTTGGGCATGGAGCAAGTGTCAAGCCTGATCGCCAGCGACAAGCTCACCATCCCCACAGAGGagaag GTCTTTGAAGCAGTGATAGCTTGGGTCAACCATGATAAAGATGTCCGCCAGGAGCACTTGGCTCACCTGATGGAGCATGTCCGCCTGCCGCTTCTCTCCAGAGAGTACCTGGTGCAG CGGGTGGAGGAGGAGTCTCTGATTAAGAACAGCAGTGCGTGTAAAGACTACCTGATTGAGGCCATGAAGTACCACCTGCTGCCAGCTGACCAGAGAGCTCTGATGAAGACTGCACGCACCCGCATGAGGACTCCAGCCTGCTGTCCTAAG gtgatggtggtggttggAGGCCAGGCTCCCAAGGCTATCCGCAGCGTTGAATGTTATGATTTCGAGGAGCAGCGATGGTACCAAGTGGCTGAACTCCCCACCAGAAGATGCAGAGCAG GTGTGGTTTACGTGGGTGGCTGCGTGTATGCTGTCGGCGGGTTTAACGGTTCTTTGCGCGTGCGGACGGTCGACTGCTACGACCCAATGATGGACCGCTGGACGAGTGTGAGCAGCATGCAGGACCGACGCTCGACGCTCGGAGCCGCTGTGCTCAATGGACTCCTGTACGCTGTGGGAGGCTTTGATGGCAGCACAG gtctgTCGACGGTCGAGGCGTACAATGCTAAGACAGACGAGTGGTTCCATGTTTTACCCATGAGTACCCGGCGCAGCAGTGTAGGAGTGGGTGTCGTAAACG ggatCCTGTATGCAGTCGGAGGTTATGACGGAGCGACCAGGCAATGTCTGAGTACAGTAGAAGCTTACAACCCGAAAAGCAACACGTGGAGCTACATCGCTGAGATGGGCACAAGACGCAGCggagcag GTGTGGGTGTGTTAAAAGGTTTACTCTACGCCGTGGGGGGACATGATGGTCCGTTGGTGAGGAAAAGTTGTGAAGTTTATGATCCAGCCTCCAACAGCTGGCGACAAGTAGCTGACATGAACATGTGTCGGCGCAACGCAG gtgtgtgtgctgtaaacAACTTGCTGTATGTGGTGGGAGGAGATGATGGCAGCTGTAATCTGGCCTCGGTGGAGTTCTACAATCCAAACTCGGACAAGTGGACACTGCTGCCAACCTGCATGAGCACAGGACGCAGTTATGCAG GTGTGACTGTGATCGACAAGCCCTTATGA
- the klhl2 gene encoding kelch-like protein 2 isoform X1, producing MVHAAGPSVQPLKNTGIMDSHPLCTRLCPHSLDKEDGVERQGPVTFNHRHMRKAFKVMNELRSQNLLCDVTIVAEDVEISAHRVVLAAGSPYFHAMFTGEMAESRAKRVRIKEMDGWTLGLLVDYIYTAEIQVTEDNVQALLPAAGLLQLNEVKKACCEFLSSQLHPSNCLGIRAFADLHACSQLLAQANSYAEQHFTEVVGSEEFLNLGMEQVSSLIASDKLTIPTEEKVFEAVIAWVNHDKDVRQEHLAHLMEHVRLPLLSREYLVQRVEEESLIKNSSACKDYLIEAMKYHLLPADQRALMKTARTRMRTPACCPKVMVVVGGQAPKAIRSVECYDFEEQRWYQVAELPTRRCRAGVVYVGGCVYAVGGFNGSLRVRTVDCYDPMMDRWTSVSSMQDRRSTLGAAVLNGLLYAVGGFDGSTGLSTVEAYNAKTDEWFHVLPMSTRRSSVGVGVVNGILYAVGGYDGATRQCLSTVEAYNPKSNTWSYIAEMGTRRSGAGVGVLKGLLYAVGGHDGPLVRKSCEVYDPASNSWRQVADMNMCRRNAGVCAVNNLLYVVGGDDGSCNLASVEFYNPNSDKWTLLPTCMSTGRSYAGVTVIDKPL from the exons ATGGTGCATGCCGCTGGTCCAAGTGTTCAGCCTCTGAAAAACACCGGAATCATGGACAGTCATCCGCT GTGCACTAGACTGTGTCCACACAGCCTGGACAAAGAGGATGGAGTCGAGAGGCAGGGTCCTGTCACTTTCAACCATCGGCACATGAGGAAGGCGTTCAAAGTCATGAATGAGCTGCGCAG CCAGAACCTATTGTGTGACGTGACCATTGTGGCGGAGGACGTAGAGATCTCTGCTCACAGAGTGGTTCTGGCTGCAGGGAGCCCTTACTTCCACGCCATGTTTACAG GAGAGATGGCAGAGAGCAGGGCGAAACGAGTGAGGATAAAGGAGATGGACGGTTGGACTCTGGGCCTGCTAGTAGACTACATTTACACAGCAGAGATACAGGTCACAGAGGATAATGTGCAG GCGCTGCTGCCTGCAGCTGGCCTGCTCCAGCTGAACGAGGTGAAAAAGGCTTGTTGTGAGTTCCTGAGCTCTCAGCTTCATCCGTCCAACTGCCTGGGAATACGAGCCTTTGCTGACCTGCACGCCTGCTCCCAGCTCCTCGCACAGGCCAACAGCTACGCAG AGCAACATTTCACTGAGGTGGTTGGGAGTGAAGAGTTCCTTAATTTGGGCATGGAGCAAGTGTCAAGCCTGATCGCCAGCGACAAGCTCACCATCCCCACAGAGGagaag GTCTTTGAAGCAGTGATAGCTTGGGTCAACCATGATAAAGATGTCCGCCAGGAGCACTTGGCTCACCTGATGGAGCATGTCCGCCTGCCGCTTCTCTCCAGAGAGTACCTGGTGCAG CGGGTGGAGGAGGAGTCTCTGATTAAGAACAGCAGTGCGTGTAAAGACTACCTGATTGAGGCCATGAAGTACCACCTGCTGCCAGCTGACCAGAGAGCTCTGATGAAGACTGCACGCACCCGCATGAGGACTCCAGCCTGCTGTCCTAAG gtgatggtggtggttggAGGCCAGGCTCCCAAGGCTATCCGCAGCGTTGAATGTTATGATTTCGAGGAGCAGCGATGGTACCAAGTGGCTGAACTCCCCACCAGAAGATGCAGAGCAG GTGTGGTTTACGTGGGTGGCTGCGTGTATGCTGTCGGCGGGTTTAACGGTTCTTTGCGCGTGCGGACGGTCGACTGCTACGACCCAATGATGGACCGCTGGACGAGTGTGAGCAGCATGCAGGACCGACGCTCGACGCTCGGAGCCGCTGTGCTCAATGGACTCCTGTACGCTGTGGGAGGCTTTGATGGCAGCACAG gtctgTCGACGGTCGAGGCGTACAATGCTAAGACAGACGAGTGGTTCCATGTTTTACCCATGAGTACCCGGCGCAGCAGTGTAGGAGTGGGTGTCGTAAACG ggatCCTGTATGCAGTCGGAGGTTATGACGGAGCGACCAGGCAATGTCTGAGTACAGTAGAAGCTTACAACCCGAAAAGCAACACGTGGAGCTACATCGCTGAGATGGGCACAAGACGCAGCggagcag GTGTGGGTGTGTTAAAAGGTTTACTCTACGCCGTGGGGGGACATGATGGTCCGTTGGTGAGGAAAAGTTGTGAAGTTTATGATCCAGCCTCCAACAGCTGGCGACAAGTAGCTGACATGAACATGTGTCGGCGCAACGCAG gtgtgtgtgctgtaaacAACTTGCTGTATGTGGTGGGAGGAGATGATGGCAGCTGTAATCTGGCCTCGGTGGAGTTCTACAATCCAAACTCGGACAAGTGGACACTGCTGCCAACCTGCATGAGCACAGGACGCAGTTATGCAG GTGTGACTGTGATCGACAAGCCCTTATGA
- the med28 gene encoding mediator of RNA polymerase II transcription subunit 28, which produces MASSMGGMFPGQQPPGAHPVGGPGGPGQPGFPGTATRPQGNNTLVDELEASFEACFASLVSQDYVNGTDQEEIRTGVDQCIQKFLDVARQTECFFLQKRLQLSVQKPEQVVKEDVSELRNELQRKEMLVQKHLSKLHHWQQVLEDVSVQHRKPSDLPPPGPLAFLEQASASLPPAPLKPN; this is translated from the exons ATGGCGTCGTCCATGGGTGGAATGTTTCCCGGTCAGCAGCCGCCTGGTGCGCATCCCGTCGGGGGTCCTGGTGGACCGGGTCAACCTGGCTTCCCCGGTACCGCTACCAGGCCTCAGGGAAACAATACGCTAGTGGATGAACTGGAGGCTTCCTTCGAG GCATGTTTTGCATCACTGGTGAGTCAAGACTACGTTAATGGAACAGACCAGGAGGAGATTCGAACTG GTGTTGATCAGTGCATACAGAAGTTTCTGGACGTGGCTCGACAGACAGAGTGCTTCTTCCTACAGAAAAGGCTTCAGTTATCTGTGCAGAAACCAGAGCAGGTGGTGAAAGAG GATGTGTCAGAGTTACGTAATGAGctacagaggaaagaaatgcTGGTTCAGAAGCACTTGTCCAAACTGCACCACTGGCAACAAGTGCTCGAGGATGTGAGTGTTCAACATCGCAAACCCTCAGACCTTCCTCCGCCTGGACCACTGGCCTTCCTGGAGCAGGCCTCTGCTAGTCTGCCCCCGGCCCCTTTAAAACCAaactaa